Proteins co-encoded in one Dasypus novemcinctus isolate mDasNov1 chromosome 18, mDasNov1.1.hap2, whole genome shotgun sequence genomic window:
- the TRAPPC2L gene encoding trafficking protein particle complex subunit 2-like protein, translated as MAVCVAVIAKENYPLYTRSIPTENELKFHYMVHTSLDVVDEKISAMGKALVDQRELYLGLLYPTEDYKVYGYVTNSKVKFVMVVDSSNTALRDNEIRSMFRKLHNSYTDVMCNPFYNPGDCIHSRAFDNMVASMMVQVC; from the exons ATGGCGGTGTGCGTCGCTGTGATCGCCAAGGAG AATTACCCTCTTTACACGCGCAGCATCCCCACCGAGAACGAGCTCAAGTTCCATTACATGGTGCACACGTCCCTGGACGTGGTGGATGAGAAGATCTCAGCGATGGGGAAGGCGCTGGTGGACCAGAGGGAGCTCTACCTGGGTCTGCTCTACCCCACGGAAGACTACAAGGT ATACGGCTACGTGACCAACTCCAAGGTGAAGTTTGTCATGGTGGTGGACTCCTCCAACACCGCGCTCCGCGACAACGAAATCCGCAGC ATGTTCCGGAAGCTGCACAATTCCTACACGGACGTCATGTGCAACCCTTTCTACAACCCAGGGGACTGTATTCATTCCAG ggcgttcGACAACATGGTGGCATCCATGATGGTGCAGGTCTGCTGA